A portion of the Clostridia bacterium genome contains these proteins:
- a CDS encoding DUF1957 domain-containing protein, whose product MRQGYLALVLHAHLPFVRHPEDEHALEARWLYEAITETYVPLLKVFQRLRQDQVPFAITMSLTPPLVAMLTDPWLQQSYLRHLEALRELADKELVRTRGDSRFHHLAQMYYQLLEDTYRIYHETYSDNLVEAFRELQEAGNLEIIASAATHAYLPLAYPHREAVWAQLAEGIKQYYRHFGRYPRGLWLPECGYHPGDDQIMKQLGIKYFILDAHGILYATPRPRYANYAPIACPNSGVHAFGRDLESSKQVWSAQEGYPGDPDYREFYRDIGYDLPYEYIGPYVHPSGIRTDTGFKYYRITGRSNHKEPYEPAWADSKAAIHAGNFMFNREKQIEWLASHMDRAPIVVSPYDAELFGHWWFEGPRWLDYLIRKVAYDQKVFSLITPSQYLELYPHSQPSQPCMSSWGYNGYNEVWLEGSNDWIYRHLHNITKRMVYLAWRFPQSSGILRRALNQAAREVLLAQASDWPFIMKTGTMVQYARRRVILHVGRFLQLYQQILSGQIDAGWLDYLEAHDNLFPELDYQVFAHPWTEEQPPVPVMAATTS is encoded by the coding sequence TTGCGACAAGGTTATTTAGCTTTAGTTTTACATGCCCACCTGCCCTTTGTGCGCCACCCGGAGGACGAACACGCCCTGGAGGCGCGCTGGCTCTATGAAGCCATTACTGAAACCTACGTTCCCCTTTTAAAGGTTTTTCAGCGGCTCCGCCAAGACCAAGTTCCCTTCGCCATTACCATGTCCCTTACCCCGCCGCTGGTAGCCATGCTTACCGATCCTTGGCTACAGCAAAGTTACCTCAGGCATCTAGAAGCTTTGCGGGAACTAGCCGACAAGGAGCTGGTCCGCACCCGGGGCGATTCCCGCTTTCACCACCTGGCCCAGATGTATTACCAATTACTGGAAGACACCTATCGAATCTACCATGAAACATACAGCGATAACCTGGTGGAAGCCTTCCGGGAGCTGCAGGAGGCTGGAAACCTGGAAATAATTGCCTCGGCCGCCACCCATGCCTACCTGCCTCTAGCCTACCCCCACCGAGAAGCAGTATGGGCCCAGTTGGCCGAAGGCATAAAGCAATATTACCGCCATTTCGGCCGCTACCCCCGCGGTCTTTGGCTGCCCGAGTGCGGGTACCACCCCGGCGACGACCAGATTATGAAACAGCTAGGCATCAAATACTTCATCCTCGATGCCCACGGAATCCTTTATGCTACTCCCCGGCCCCGGTATGCCAATTATGCTCCTATAGCCTGCCCTAATTCCGGCGTACACGCCTTTGGGCGGGACCTAGAGTCCTCAAAACAAGTCTGGAGCGCCCAGGAAGGTTACCCCGGCGATCCTGATTACCGGGAGTTTTACCGGGATATCGGCTACGATTTGCCCTACGAATACATCGGCCCTTACGTCCATCCCAGTGGCATTCGTACCGATACCGGCTTCAAATACTACCGAATTACCGGTCGCAGCAATCACAAGGAGCCCTATGAGCCCGCTTGGGCCGACAGCAAGGCCGCCATCCACGCTGGCAACTTCATGTTCAACCGGGAAAAGCAAATCGAATGGCTGGCCAGCCACATGGACCGCGCCCCCATCGTGGTCTCTCCCTATGATGCTGAGCTTTTCGGGCACTGGTGGTTTGAGGGACCCCGGTGGTTGGATTACCTGATCCGCAAAGTTGCTTATGACCAGAAGGTGTTTTCCTTGATTACCCCTTCTCAATACCTAGAGCTCTATCCGCATAGTCAGCCCTCACAACCCTGCATGTCCAGCTGGGGCTACAATGGGTATAACGAGGTATGGCTGGAAGGCTCCAACGACTGGATTTACCGCCACTTGCATAACATTACCAAGCGCATGGTTTACTTGGCCTGGCGTTTTCCCCAAAGCTCAGGAATCTTGCGCCGGGCCCTGAACCAAGCCGCCCGGGAAGTGTTGCTCGCCCAGGCCAGCGACTGGCCCTTCATCATGAAAACCGGGACCATGGTTCAGTATGCCCGCCGCCGGGTAATCCTCCATGTAGGCCGTTTCCTTCAACTTTACCAGCAGATCCTGAGCGGCCAAATAGATGCTGGGTGGCTCGATTACCTGGAGGCCCACGACAACCTTTTCCCCGAGTTAGACTACCAGGTATTTGCCCACCCCTGGACCGAGGAACAACCGCCCGTACCGGTTATGGCCGCTACTACATCGTAA